The following coding sequences are from one Chelonoidis abingdonii isolate Lonesome George chromosome 4, CheloAbing_2.0, whole genome shotgun sequence window:
- the LGALS3 gene encoding galectin-3 — translation MADGFSLSDALSGAGNTNPSAPPNQGWPAGPWGNQPAGPGAYPGAPGAYPGVPGAYPGVPGAYPGVPGAYPGAPGAYPGVPGAYPGVPGAYPGAPGAYPGAPPAPGQPPSGPGAPPTAPQFGAGFGFVPQPGGPTAPLRVPFDLPLHTGLVPCFLITIVGTVNPKPKRFSLDFKKGHDIAFHFNPRFTEENTPVIVCNSMIQNNWGKEERIAPRFPFEAGKPFKIHILCETDHFKVAVNDAHLLHFNYRLKNLNEITTLCISGDISLTSVTAAMIGVGFL, via the exons TTATCTGATGCTTTATCTGGAGCCGGTAACACAAACCCAAGTGCTCCTCCAAACCAAGGCTGGCCTGCTGGTCCCTGGGGAAATCAACCTGCTGGTCCTGGAGCCTACCCTGGAGCGCCGGGGGCCTACCCTGGAGTGCCGGGGGCCTACCCTGGAGTGCCGGGGGCCTACCCTGGAGTGCCGGGAGCCTACCCTGGAGCGCCGGGGGCCTACCCTGGAGTGCCGGGGGCCTACCCTGGAGTGCCGGGAGCCTACCCTGGAGCGCCGGGGGCCTACCCTGGAGCACCACCTGCCCCTGGACAACCCCCAAGTGGACCTGGAGCACCTCCTACTGCACCACAATTTGGAGCTGGATTTGGATTTGTCCCTCAGCCAGGGGGACCTACTGCGCCACTG AGAGTCCCCTTTGACTTGCCCTTGCACACCGGCCTTGTGCCTTGCTTCTTGATCACCATCGTGGGGACGGTGAATCCAAAACCCAAAAG ATTTTCACTGGATTTCAAGAAAGGGCATGACATCGCCTTCCACTTTAATCCCCGCTTCACCGAGGAGAACACACCAGTCATTGTCTGTAACTCAATGATTCAGAATaactggggaaaggaggagagaatcGCTCCCAGGTTTCCATTTGAAGCTGGCAAACCTTTTAAG ATTCACATTCTGTGTGAGACAGATCATTTCAAGGTAGCTGTCAATGATGCTCACTTGCTGCACTTCAACTACCGGCTGAAGAACCTGAATGAAATCACCACACTCTGCATTAGTGGGGACATCTCTCTCACCAGTGTTACAGCTGCTATGATAGGAGTGGGGTTTTTGTAG